A single window of Pseudarthrobacter psychrotolerans DNA harbors:
- a CDS encoding ABC transporter substrate-binding protein, whose amino-acid sequence MTTPPDNTPQNQPAATRIVAGQTSAPKRPLGLKIGIVAGVLALVGGGVAVASAVSGDNAATSAASSAAPAGNPAAELKLGYFGNVTHAPALVGVSQGYIAKELGDTKLSTQVFNAGPAAIEALNAGAIDATYIGPNPAINSYVKSAGESISIIAGAAAGGAQLVVKPEINSAADLKGKTLASPQLGGTQDVALRAWLAAQGYKTNVDGSGDVAINPTENAQTLKLFQDGKLDGAWLPEPWASRLVLTAGAKVLVDEKDLWDGSLSGKAGEFPTTILIVNKKFAAEHPDTVKALLKGHAKSVDWLNSAAAGEKASVINAALKEAAGAELKADVIERSLKNIVFTVDPLAGTYPKLLKDGVEAGTTKQADINGIFDLTALNEVTGEKTSAAGLGKE is encoded by the coding sequence GTGACAACTCCCCCGGATAACACTCCGCAGAACCAACCGGCGGCCACCCGCATCGTGGCCGGCCAGACTTCCGCCCCGAAGCGTCCGCTCGGCCTGAAGATCGGCATCGTGGCCGGCGTTCTGGCCCTGGTGGGCGGCGGCGTGGCCGTGGCATCGGCCGTCTCCGGCGACAACGCGGCCACCTCCGCGGCGTCCTCCGCCGCCCCGGCCGGCAACCCGGCAGCAGAGCTCAAGCTCGGCTATTTCGGCAACGTGACGCACGCACCCGCCTTGGTGGGTGTCAGTCAGGGGTACATCGCCAAAGAGCTGGGCGATACCAAGCTCAGCACGCAGGTCTTCAACGCCGGGCCCGCCGCGATCGAAGCCCTGAACGCCGGCGCCATCGACGCCACCTACATCGGCCCGAACCCCGCCATCAACTCGTATGTCAAGAGCGCCGGGGAGTCCATCAGCATCATCGCCGGAGCGGCCGCAGGTGGCGCTCAGCTGGTGGTCAAGCCGGAAATCAACTCCGCGGCCGACCTCAAGGGCAAGACCCTCGCCTCGCCGCAGCTCGGCGGCACCCAGGACGTGGCGCTCCGCGCCTGGCTCGCCGCCCAGGGCTACAAAACCAACGTGGACGGCAGCGGTGACGTGGCCATCAACCCCACCGAAAACGCCCAGACGCTGAAACTGTTCCAGGACGGAAAGCTCGACGGCGCGTGGCTGCCGGAGCCCTGGGCCTCCCGCCTGGTGCTCACCGCCGGAGCCAAGGTCCTGGTGGACGAAAAGGACCTCTGGGACGGCTCACTATCCGGCAAGGCCGGCGAGTTCCCCACCACCATCCTGATCGTGAACAAGAAGTTCGCCGCCGAGCACCCGGACACCGTGAAGGCCCTGCTCAAGGGCCACGCCAAGTCTGTTGACTGGCTGAACAGCGCGGCTGCGGGCGAGAAGGCCAGCGTCATCAACGCTGCCCTCAAGGAAGCGGCAGGCGCCGAACTCAAGGCCGACGTGATCGAGCGGTCCCTGAAGAACATCGTCTTCACCGTGGATCCGCTCGCCGGAACCTACCCCAAGCTGCTCAAGGACGGCGTGGAAGCCGGCACCACCAAGCAGGCGGACATCAACGGCATCTTCGACCTGACGGCCCTCAACGAGGTCACCGGGGAGAAGACCTCGGCTGCGGGACTTGGTAAAGAGTAG
- a CDS encoding HAD family hydrolase — translation MRLVASDIDGTILGHDGKISDRTVRAFHACRDAGIELVFVTGRPPRWLHPLEEQLGHTGTVICSNGAVVWDLEADRLVSARTLGIDAVLELRRIIKELRPAALFAAETLTGFHLEPGFIENGSSELLAEFTPAPLAETLTPDDAVVKFLAIVREGTADDFLAAVRPAVAHLASATHSAPTVAMLELSLPGVNKAVTLAEYAKALSIDAADVVAFGDMPNDVEMLRWAGHGYAMASGHPDAISAAGQQAPHFDDDGVAQILEARLAALGIELS, via the coding sequence ATGCGGCTGGTAGCAAGTGATATTGACGGAACAATTCTTGGGCACGACGGAAAGATCAGCGACCGCACCGTCCGGGCCTTCCATGCCTGCCGGGACGCCGGCATCGAGCTCGTTTTTGTCACCGGCCGTCCGCCGCGCTGGCTCCACCCGCTGGAGGAACAGCTGGGACACACCGGCACGGTCATCTGTTCCAACGGCGCCGTGGTGTGGGACCTCGAAGCGGACCGGCTGGTTTCCGCCCGGACGCTGGGCATCGATGCGGTGCTGGAACTGCGGCGGATCATCAAGGAACTGCGCCCCGCCGCGCTCTTCGCAGCGGAAACACTGACCGGATTCCACCTTGAGCCGGGATTCATCGAAAACGGTTCCAGCGAGCTGCTGGCCGAATTTACCCCCGCCCCGCTGGCCGAAACGCTGACCCCGGACGACGCCGTCGTGAAGTTCCTGGCGATTGTCAGGGAAGGCACCGCGGACGACTTCCTGGCAGCCGTGCGGCCCGCCGTCGCCCATCTGGCGTCCGCCACCCACTCCGCGCCGACCGTGGCGATGCTGGAACTGTCCCTCCCTGGCGTCAACAAAGCCGTCACCCTGGCCGAATACGCCAAAGCGCTGTCCATTGACGCAGCCGACGTTGTCGCGTTCGGGGACATGCCCAACGACGTCGAGATGCTGCGCTGGGCAGGCCACGGGTACGCTATGGCCAGCGGCCATCCGGACGCCATCAGCGCTGCCGGGCAGCAGGCACCCCACTTTGACGACGACGGCGTGGCCCAGATTCTCGAGGCCAGGCTCGCGGCGCTGGGGATAGAGCTGTCCTGA
- a CDS encoding glycerophosphodiester phosphodiesterase — MAHRGFSREGLENSMAAFRAAAGLGYRYFETDVHTTSDGVLLLFHDDTLDRVTDGRGRISELTAAEVSAARIGGREPVPLFDDLLTAFPAARLNLDVKDWNSVQSLAAGIERHGAHDRVLVASFSDRRRRAVLKLLSRPVASSAGMVTNALFVLLGPVLPAAWLRFALQAPLRDVQALQVPVRYGAIRVVTPAYVRRAHALGLMVHVWTINDPAEMHRLLDLGVDGIVTDRADLLKQVLQERGAWAGS; from the coding sequence ATGGCCCACCGCGGATTCTCCCGGGAGGGGCTGGAGAACTCGATGGCCGCGTTCCGGGCCGCCGCCGGACTTGGCTACCGGTACTTCGAGACGGATGTGCACACCACCTCCGACGGCGTGCTGCTGCTCTTCCACGACGACACCCTGGACCGGGTCACCGACGGCCGTGGCCGGATTTCCGAGCTGACCGCCGCCGAGGTTTCCGCCGCGCGGATCGGCGGGCGCGAACCCGTGCCACTGTTCGATGACCTGCTGACAGCCTTCCCGGCTGCCCGGCTGAACCTGGACGTCAAAGACTGGAACTCCGTGCAAAGCCTGGCCGCCGGCATCGAACGGCACGGTGCGCATGACAGGGTCCTCGTGGCCAGCTTTTCAGACCGCCGACGCCGGGCGGTGCTGAAACTGCTCAGCCGTCCGGTGGCGTCGTCGGCAGGGATGGTGACGAACGCGCTGTTTGTATTGCTGGGCCCGGTGCTTCCGGCCGCGTGGCTGCGCTTTGCGCTGCAGGCTCCGTTGCGGGATGTCCAGGCGCTGCAGGTTCCGGTCCGGTACGGGGCCATCCGGGTGGTGACGCCGGCCTATGTACGGCGGGCGCACGCCCTGGGCCTGATGGTCCACGTGTGGACCATCAACGATCCCGCCGAGATGCACCGCCTGTTGGACCTCGGCGTGGACGGGATCGTGACGGACCGTGCGGATCTGCTGAAGCAGGTCCTGCAGGAGCGCGGCGCGTGGGCGGGCAGCTGA